The following are from one region of the Quercus robur chromosome 1, dhQueRobu3.1, whole genome shotgun sequence genome:
- the LOC126721618 gene encoding transcription termination factor MTEF18, mitochondrial — MLLSRNHKRVSEFSEMIAKLNHSVLFSPVGYDKPITRQNPSFILFKVRSFSTSTLTNDAKVTVTELAKSPNFTPRFSRIAKNEAQNVLFDYLHCTRSFSFTDAEHISKNSPRFLQTLISKIDTDKHVAHSLTKFLRYNPINEFEPFFESLGLRPSELSVLLPRHLMYLSDDHVMLDNFHVLCEYGIPRSKIGKMYKEAKEMFGYDYGILALKLQAYENLGLSKSTVIKLISCCPSLLIGGVNCEFVKVLERLKELRFENDWIGGCLSGKSTYNWNRMLDTMDFLDKVGYTQEQMHHLFNTNPAILFEGSGKKVYILFGRLLKLGLKLNEIYSLFIQNPNILSVKCIKNLLQAMDFLLEIEMETEYIASIISNHIQLLGSRTLKGPRSVCKELKVGRDGLCQVIKEDPLKLFNLVSKSKIKSNEQESSQVPSKHQEKTTFLSRLGYMENSDEMMKALKQFRGRGDQLQERFDCLVQAGLDYNIVTNIVKQAPTVLNQSKDVIERKIDYLRNYLGYPLESVVSFPAYLGYDMERISQRFSMYVWLRERGAAKPTLSLSTILACSDTRFVKYFVDVHPEGPAMWEKIKNHSPSS; from the coding sequence ATGTTACTATCTAGAAACCATAAAAGGGTGTCTGAGTTCTCTGAAATGATTGCCAAACTTAATCACTCTGTACTTTTCTCACCTGTTGGCTATGACAAACCCATAACTAGGCAAAACCCatctttcattttgtttaaagttAGAAGCTTTTCCACTTCTACGCTTACCAATGATGCTAAAGTTACTGTTACTGAGTTAGCAAAATCACCCAATTTCACTCCCCGATTCTCTCGGATAGCTAAGAATGAAGCTCAAAACGTGCTCTTTGATTATTTGCACTGTACTAGGAGCTTCAGCTTCACAGACGCTGAGCACATTAGCAAGAACTCCCCTCGTTTTCTTCAGACTTTGATATCCAAGATTGATACTGACAAACATGTTGCTCACTCTTTAACTAAATTCCTGCGCTACAATCCCATTAATGAGTTTGAACCCTTTTTTGAGAGTTTGGGTCTCCGTCCATCTGAGCTCTCAGTGCTTCTCCCGCGACACTTGATGTATTTGAGTGATGATCATGTTATGCTTGacaactttcatgttttatGTGAATATGGAATCCCGCGTAGTAAGATAGGTAAAATGTACAAGGAAGCTAAGGAGATGTTTGGATATGATTATGGGATATTGGCTTTAAAACTTCAAGCTTATGAAAATTTGGGTTTGAGTAAATCAACAGTTATTAAGCTCATTAGTTGTTGCCCCTCACTTTTGATTGGTGGTGTTAACTGTGAATTTGTCAAGGTCCTTGAAAGATTGAAGGAATTGAGGTTTGAAAATGATTGGATTGGAGGATGTTTATCTGGTAAAAGCACCTACAATTGGAACAGAATGCTTGATACTATGGATTTTCTAGATAAAGTGGGCTATACTCAGGAGCAGATGCACCATTTGTTTAACACAAATCCTGCAATACTGTTTGAAGGTTCTGGGAAGAAGGTGTATATCTTGTTTGGTCGATTACTCAAATTGGGTCTCAAGTTGAATGAGATCTATTCTCTGTTTATACAAAATCCCAACATTTTGTCAGTTAAGTGTATAAAAAATCTTTTGCAAGCAATGGATTTTCTACTTGAGATTGAAATGGAGACAGAGTACATTGCAAGCATTATATCTAACCACATACAACTTCTGGGTTCACGTACTTTGAAAGGACCTAGATCTGTCTGCAAAGAATTGAAAGTTGGAAGAGATGGTCTATGTCAAGTTATAAAGGAAGATCCACTGAAGCTGTTCAATTTGGTGTCTAAATCAAAAATAAAGAGCAATGAGCAGGAATCTTCCCAAGTTCCTAGTAAACACCAGGAGAAAACTACATTCTTGTCAAGATTGGGGTACATGGAAAATTCGGATGAGATGATGAAAGCTTTGAAGCAATTTCGAGGCAGAGGGGATCAACTACAGGAGAGGTTTGATTGCCTGGTACAAGCTGGTTTGGACTACAACATTGTGAcaaatattgttaaacaagcTCCTACGGTTCTTAACCAGTCCAAAGATGTTATTGAAAGGAAGATTGATTACTTAAGAAACTATTTGGGTTACCCATTGGAATCTGTGGTGTCATTCCCCGCATATCTAGGTTATGATATGGAAAGAATCAGTCAAAGATTTTCAATGTATGTTTGGCTGAGGGAGAGAGGTGCAGCAAAGCCAACCTTGTCTTTGAGTACCATCCTTGCATGCTCAGATACACgctttgtaaaatattttgttgatgTTCATCCCGAAGGTCCAGCCATGTGGGAAAAGATAAAGAATCATTCACCTTCCAGCTAA